A single genomic interval of Spirosoma taeanense harbors:
- a CDS encoding GNAT family N-acetyltransferase produces MELRYERYDGLPPEPLLCSLLDLLAGVFGNQTQAELFSELTYQFSRTPGLTFLAIDDGQVVGCKLGYERKPGHFYSWLGGVHTAYRGRGIARELMHRQHDWCRQQNYHTVRTQTYNQWRAMLILNLRAGFDIIGTQQGKQGLTIILEKRL; encoded by the coding sequence ATGGAATTACGTTACGAACGCTACGACGGTCTGCCGCCCGAACCCCTGCTTTGTTCGCTGCTCGATCTGCTGGCTGGCGTTTTCGGCAACCAGACCCAGGCCGAGCTCTTCTCTGAACTCACTTATCAGTTTTCCCGAACTCCTGGCCTGACGTTCCTGGCGATCGACGATGGGCAGGTCGTTGGCTGTAAACTGGGCTACGAACGTAAACCAGGGCATTTTTATAGTTGGCTCGGCGGTGTCCATACCGCTTACCGGGGCCGGGGCATCGCCAGAGAGCTGATGCATCGGCAGCACGACTGGTGCCGCCAGCAAAACTACCATACCGTTCGGACCCAGACCTATAACCAGTGGCGCGCCATGCTCATTCTCAACCTGCGCGCTGGCTTTGATATCATCGGCACCCAACAGGGCAAACAAGGTCTGACGATCATCCTCGAAAAGCGATTGTGA
- the hemW gene encoding radical SAM family heme chaperone HemW, whose amino-acid sequence MHLYLHIPFCKQACHYCDFHFSTNLSQKSALVDALCAEIIQQKDYLPGKELTTVYFGGGTPSLLTESEIAQIFETIHAQFTLAPDAEITLEANPDDLNEVAERSGKLRLLRRYVNRLSVGIQTFDEATLRWMNRAHSAAEALSCIGRVREAGFENLSVDLIYGIPNRDASLWQFDLQTMLALDVPHLSAYALTIEPDTAFGRWQQKGKLPAIDENLAAEQFTDLTRALTGAGYEHYEISNFAKPGRYARHNTAYWQRRPYLGVGPSAHSYNGHSRQYNVANNARYLAAIRQGSLPATVEELTPADQVNEYLLTGLRTQWGCSLTELDTLLGSDFANRQARDLATLYASGWLSRNGDRLRLTDAGKLFADRVAATLFVD is encoded by the coding sequence ATGCATCTTTATCTTCACATACCGTTCTGCAAGCAGGCCTGCCACTACTGCGACTTTCATTTCAGCACGAACCTGAGTCAGAAGTCGGCTCTGGTCGATGCGCTCTGTGCCGAGATTATTCAGCAAAAAGATTATCTGCCTGGGAAGGAGCTAACAACCGTTTATTTTGGGGGCGGTACGCCCTCGCTGCTGACGGAGTCGGAGATCGCGCAGATTTTTGAGACTATCCACGCGCAGTTTACACTGGCACCCGACGCCGAAATTACGCTGGAAGCCAACCCCGACGACCTGAACGAAGTTGCTGAACGCTCCGGCAAACTCAGGTTGCTGCGCCGGTACGTCAACCGCCTGAGCGTGGGGATTCAGACGTTTGACGAAGCGACACTCCGCTGGATGAACCGCGCCCACTCGGCTGCCGAAGCCCTGAGCTGTATCGGGCGCGTCCGGGAGGCCGGTTTTGAGAACCTGAGTGTAGATCTGATTTACGGCATTCCCAACCGGGACGCGTCGCTCTGGCAGTTTGATTTGCAGACGATGCTCGCGCTCGACGTACCGCACCTGTCGGCCTATGCGCTGACCATCGAACCCGATACGGCCTTCGGACGATGGCAGCAGAAAGGCAAGCTGCCCGCTATTGATGAGAACCTGGCCGCCGAACAGTTTACCGACCTGACGCGGGCATTGACCGGAGCCGGTTACGAACATTACGAAATCTCGAACTTTGCCAAACCCGGTCGGTACGCCCGGCACAACACCGCCTACTGGCAACGTCGGCCGTATCTGGGCGTCGGGCCGAGCGCGCACTCCTACAATGGCCATAGTCGACAATACAACGTAGCCAATAATGCGCGGTATCTGGCCGCGATCCGGCAGGGTAGCCTGCCCGCTACCGTTGAGGAACTGACGCCAGCCGATCAGGTTAACGAATACCTGCTGACGGGCCTGCGCACGCAGTGGGGCTGTTCCCTTACCGAACTGGATACTTTGTTGGGAAGCGATTTTGCCAACCGGCAGGCCCGCGATCTGGCAACGCTCTATGCCTCAGGCTGGCTCAGCCGCAACGGCGACCGCCTGCGGCTGACGGATGCGGGCAAGCTGTTTGCCGACCGGGTAGCCGCCACGCTGTTCGTGGACTAA
- the mtgA gene encoding monofunctional biosynthetic peptidoglycan transglycosylase has translation MPPQRPTNTFRNTPPQPRPKAGHSSTPRLQKAGRWQQARRFIRERPMLERVYWIAVKVFLWLFFSSIGYVIVLKYIPVWITPLMVSRWMDTIGTDESSKLYKTWRSYDEISKEAALAVVASEDQAFPTHWGFDFDEIQDAIKENQRRKRPRGASTISQQVAKNVFLWNGRSYIRKGLEVYFTALIELIWGKKRILEVYLNVAETGPMTFGVEAASQRFYGHSAESLSRSEAARIAAVLPNPRLFSIRNPSNYILRRTRQITRQMRYLGGQKYIRNL, from the coding sequence ATGCCTCCGCAACGTCCTACGAACACGTTCCGAAATACGCCCCCGCAGCCCCGCCCCAAAGCCGGCCATTCGTCGACTCCGCGTTTGCAGAAGGCTGGCCGCTGGCAGCAGGCCCGCCGGTTCATCCGGGAGCGGCCAATGCTCGAACGGGTCTACTGGATTGCGGTGAAAGTGTTTCTGTGGCTGTTTTTCAGCTCCATTGGCTACGTCATTGTTCTGAAATACATTCCGGTCTGGATAACGCCCCTGATGGTATCGCGCTGGATGGACACCATCGGGACGGACGAAAGCAGCAAGCTATACAAAACGTGGCGTTCCTACGACGAAATCAGCAAGGAAGCTGCATTAGCGGTCGTGGCCTCTGAAGATCAGGCGTTCCCGACTCACTGGGGCTTCGATTTTGATGAAATTCAGGACGCCATCAAAGAAAACCAGCGTCGGAAACGGCCCCGTGGAGCCAGTACGATCTCCCAGCAGGTCGCCAAGAACGTTTTTCTGTGGAATGGCCGCAGTTATATCCGCAAGGGGCTCGAAGTGTACTTTACGGCGCTGATTGAGCTGATCTGGGGTAAGAAACGTATACTGGAAGTGTACCTGAACGTAGCCGAAACCGGACCGATGACCTTTGGCGTGGAGGCTGCATCGCAGCGATTCTACGGGCATTCGGCGGAGTCGCTCTCGCGCAGCGAAGCCGCCCGGATTGCGGCCGTTCTGCCCAACCCGCGTTTGTTCTCTATCCGAAATCCGTCGAATTATATCCTGCGCCGAACCCGGCAGATTACCCGGCAGATGCGCTACCTGGGCGGTCAGAAATATATCCGGAATCTGTAA
- a CDS encoding MGMT family protein gives MLEEKDYFKEVYRVVREVPPGRVTTYGAIARYLSLRAGARMVGWAMTASHGHGIPAHRVVNSVGVLSGKHFFGGPTVMQQLLEDEGVRVKDDRVVDFKTRLWDPSVELGV, from the coding sequence ATGCTGGAGGAGAAAGACTATTTCAAGGAAGTGTACCGGGTTGTGCGGGAGGTTCCGCCAGGGCGCGTCACGACGTACGGTGCCATCGCCCGGTACCTGAGTCTGCGGGCGGGGGCGCGCATGGTCGGCTGGGCCATGACGGCCTCGCACGGCCACGGCATACCGGCGCATCGGGTGGTCAATAGCGTCGGCGTGCTGTCGGGGAAGCATTTCTTTGGCGGGCCAACCGTCATGCAGCAACTCCTGGAAGACGAGGGCGTTCGGGTCAAGGACGACCGGGTGGTGGATTTTAAAACGCGGCTGTGGGACCCCAGCGTGGAACTAGGGGTATAA
- a CDS encoding DUF3109 family protein: protein MILIDNTCISDDVAEKFFVCNLDKCKGACCVEGDMGAPLEGDEPAILDRIYKDVKPYLSPEGIRVIEERGGYESDGEGGFVTTTVGGRECVYATWNERGILKCGIEEAYNDGKVDWKKPLSCHLYPIRVTKYESFHALNYDRWPICSPACGFGEQLNVPIYKFVREALIRAYGEEWYNQLVDQIENKEMIE, encoded by the coding sequence ATGATACTGATTGACAACACCTGCATCAGTGACGACGTAGCCGAAAAATTCTTTGTCTGCAACCTGGACAAATGCAAAGGCGCGTGCTGTGTGGAAGGAGATATGGGCGCTCCGCTGGAAGGCGATGAACCGGCTATTCTGGACCGTATTTATAAGGACGTAAAGCCTTACCTGTCGCCCGAAGGAATTCGGGTTATTGAAGAGCGGGGCGGCTACGAATCTGATGGAGAGGGTGGCTTCGTGACCACCACCGTTGGCGGTCGGGAGTGCGTGTACGCCACCTGGAACGAGCGCGGAATTCTGAAATGCGGCATCGAAGAAGCCTACAACGATGGCAAAGTGGACTGGAAAAAACCGCTGTCGTGCCACCTCTACCCTATTCGCGTAACCAAATACGAATCGTTCCACGCCCTGAATTACGATCGCTGGCCTATCTGCAGCCCTGCCTGTGGCTTTGGCGAACAGCTGAACGTACCCATCTACAAATTCGTCCGCGAAGCGCTCATCCGGGCCTACGGCGAAGAATGGTACAACCAGTTGGTGGACCAGATTGAGAACAAGGAAATGATCGAATAA